Proteins from a genomic interval of Clostridium sp. 'deep sea':
- a CDS encoding energy-coupling factor transporter transmembrane component T, giving the protein MFKALTNKNYVLDPRTFMLLLIIVNIVTFIQRSVYVEAILVGSIALLQVMCNCKSLALKWLTAYITLLCVQYYVLPVSPTFIKATFSVLSLYSRKFFPCFMLGTIIVRTTPVRHLIIALQKWKFPQQIIIPLSITMRYFPAIKEEMSYIRDALKLRDIRGVSKLEYCLVPLMISATNTAEELGAAAVTRGIENPVKKTSIVEMNFRASDYLCLVIGLGFIAMALVMR; this is encoded by the coding sequence ATGTTTAAGGCTCTAACTAATAAAAACTATGTGTTAGATCCAAGAACATTTATGTTGCTTTTAATAATAGTGAATATTGTAACTTTTATTCAAAGATCAGTATATGTTGAAGCTATTTTAGTTGGTAGTATAGCGCTTTTGCAGGTTATGTGTAATTGCAAAAGTTTGGCTTTAAAGTGGCTTACAGCTTATATAACTTTGTTATGTGTACAGTATTATGTGTTGCCTGTATCACCAACTTTTATAAAAGCAACTTTTTCGGTGTTATCACTGTATTCAAGAAAATTTTTCCCTTGTTTTATGTTGGGCACAATTATTGTTAGAACAACACCAGTAAGACATTTGATTATTGCTTTGCAAAAATGGAAGTTTCCACAGCAAATAATCATTCCTTTATCAATTACAATGAGATACTTTCCTGCTATTAAAGAAGAAATGTCTTATATAAGGGATGCTCTTAAATTACGTGATATAAGGGGGGTATCTAAGCTAGAATATTGTTTAGTGCCTTTAATGATTTCAGCCACTAATACAGCAGAAGAACTAGGGGCAGCAGCAGTTACTAGGGGTATAGAAAACCCTGTTAAAAAAACAAGCATAGTAGAAATGAACTTTAGGGCATCAGATTACCTTTGTTTAGTTATAGGTTTAGGCTTTATAGCTATGGCTTTAGTAATGAGATAG